In Doryrhamphus excisus isolate RoL2022-K1 chromosome 7, RoL_Dexc_1.0, whole genome shotgun sequence, one genomic interval encodes:
- the LOC131131833 gene encoding gastrula zinc finger protein XlCGF57.1-like produces MCERRTAEYEEELSPTKEEKEEQRQLLDAVSKKPQVVLQRSDVSKEHLHPEQQEWSSRMEEEEPQPPHMKEEKEEPHPPHIKEEEEEPHPPHIKEEEEEPHTPHIKKEEEEPHTPHIKEEEEDHSISQEGEHPEGPEEFPVIGVPVKSEDDEDDEGEDEEKREAEPPSSSSTQHMTTEADGDHCGGSPADKLLAPLSDSEHTTSHSPDTDDDDDDDEDSTADMTCHPDNTRLKCQHCDKTFHGHRRLKRHMRRHTAEKPFMCSVCGKRFSLRTKLKKHMRTHTGEKPYTCSVCGLRFAIKSNLNVHMRRHTGEKPHSCSVCGIDFAIKSNLKTHMRTHTGEKPYSCAVCGVAFSYTQSLKRHMIVHTGEKPHSCSVCGKGFASKCELKAHMTTHTVEKPYFCSVCGQGFSRKDVLKRHMRRHTGEKHFCSVCGIIFARKGSLTIHLRTHTGERPYSCSVCGKGFAKKSNLKTHMRRHTGEKPHSCSVCGRSFAEKHNLMNHLRRHTGEKPYPCSVCGMSFAQQPNLTRHMRKHTGEKPFPCSVCGKGFACSGDLKKHTRIHTREKVLSCSVCDERFSYKYQLNNHTCAGENSSRK; encoded by the exons ATGTGCGAAAGGAGGAcagcagagtacgaggaggaactttcaccaacaaaagaggagaaggaggagcaaCGTCAACTCCTGGACGCCGTTTCCAAGAAGCCTCAAGTTGTGTTACAGCGATCAG ATGTCAGCAAGGAACATCTTCACCCTGAGCAGCAGGAGTGGAGCTccaggatggaggaggaggagccacagcccccccacatgaaagaggaaaaggaggagccACACCCCcctcacattaaagaggaagaggaggagccacacccccctcacattaaagaggaagaggaggagccacacaCCCCTCACAttaaaaaggaagaggaggagccacacacccctcacattaaagaggaagaggaggaccacagcatcagccaggagggagagcatccTGAAGGCCCGGAGGAGTTCCCAGTGATTGGCGTCcctgtgaagagtgaagatgatgaagacgatGAAGGTGAAGatgaggagaagagagaggcggagcctccgagcagcagctcaactcaacacatgacaacagaagccgatggagaccactgtggaggatcaccagcagacaagctcttagctccactatcagatagtgagcacacgacgtcacactctcctgacactgatgatgatgatgatgatgatgaagactctacagctgatatgacatgtcaccCTGACAACACACGCTTGAAATGCCAACACTGCGACAAGAccttccatggccaccgtcgGCTTAAGAGACACATGAGACGACACACTGCAGAGAAACCATTCATGTGCTCAGTTTGCGGTAAAAGATTTTCCCtaagaacaaagttgaaaaaacacatgagaacccacactggagagaaaccgtatacctgttcagtgtgtggGTTGCGTTTTGCGATAAAATCAAATTTGAATGTACATATGAGaagacacactggagagaaaccacaTTCCTGTTCAGTGTGCGGGATAGATTTTGCGATCAAATCTAAtttgaaaacacacatgagaacccacactggagagaaaccatattCCTGTGCAGTGTGTGGGGTAGCATTTAGCTATACCCAGTCTCTGAAAAGACACATGATAGTACACACTGGGGAGAAACCACattcctgttcagtgtgtggtaaAGGTTTTGCAAGTAAATGTGAGCTGAAAGcacacatgacaacacacactGTGGAGAAACCGTATTTCTGCTCGGTGTGCGGTCAAGGTTTTTCACGAAAGGACGTTttgaaaagacacatgagacgacacactggagagaaacatTTCTGTTCCGTGTGTGGCATCATTTTTGCACGGAAAGGAAGTTTAACAATACACCTGCGGACACACACCGGAGAAAGACCATATTCCTGTTCGGTGTGTGGTAaaggttttgcaaaaaaaagtaatttgaaaACGCACATGAGAAGACACACCGGCGAAAAGCCTCATTCGTGTTCCGTGTGTGGAAGAAgctttgcagaaaaacacaaCTTGATGAACCACCTGAGAagacacacgggagaaaaaccatatccctgttcagtgtgtggcATGAGTTTTGCGCAACAGCCTAACTTGACAAGACACATGAGAaaacacacaggagagaaaccatttccctgttcagtgtgtggtaaAGGTTTTGCATGCAGTGGTGATTTGAAGAAACACACGAGAATCCACACGAGAGAGAAAGTGTTGAGTTGCAGCGTGTGTGATGAACGATTCTCTTATAAGTACCAGCTTAACAACCACACGTGTGCTGGGGagaacagcagcaggaagtga
- the LOC131131851 gene encoding uncharacterized protein LOC131131851: MNFVTRMKRKLLCSAKKRKEEAGAQRKVSDSQTDEEKSACLMAFCRSQDRKKREEEDGSPDEDDVPDEDQSSQKSSEQKVTEDDMVDSFQQALAVAQEDAAQSLWIQKYRKPRDSGADWYEWWAAREQENAARLQKVLDSVQETVVLFGAQLEGIQRNVDLTVSDLKAQLSNMHRHMASGILHRDERIAKLESQNCFLPPQASEVDVDLPHRLAYKFDFTSSPYVIFRPSAPHYPVPDASIPSYLQAPVAVLEPPHCPTPNMRRY, from the exons ATGAACTTTGTCACCAGGATGAAGAGGAAGTTGCTGTGCTCGGCCAAAAAGAGGAAAGAGGAAGCCGGCGCCCAGAGGAAG GTCTCCGACAGCCAGACGGACGAGGAGAAGAGCGCCTGCCTCATGGCCTTCTGCCGATCCCAAGACAGGAAGAagcgggaggaggaggacgggaGCCCGGATGAGGACGACGTTCCGGACGAGGACCAAAGCAGCCAGAAGTCCTCGGAGCAGAAGGTGACGGAGGACGACATGGTGGACTCCTTTCAGCAGGCGCTGGCGGTCGCCCAGGAAGACGCGGCTCAGAGCCTCTGGATCCAGAAGTACAGGAAGCCCAGAGATTCCGGCGCCGACTGGTACGAGTGGTGGGCGGCCCGAGAGCAGGAGAACGCCGCCCGCCTCCAGAAGGTGCTGGACAGCGTCCAGGAGACGGTGGTCCTCTTCGGCGCCCAGCTGGAGGGCATCCAGCGCAACGTGGACCTGACGGTCTCGGACCTGAAGGCGCAGCTGAGCAACATGCATCGGCACATGGCCAGCGGGATCCTGCACCGCGACGAGCGCATCGCCAAACTGGAGAGCCAGAACTGCTTCCTGCCCCCGCAGGCCTCCGAGGTGGACGTGGACCTCCCCCACCGTCTGGCGTACAAGTTCGACTTCACGTCCAGCCCCTACGTCATCTTCCGGCCTTCCGCTCCCCACTACCCCGTTCCCGACGCCAGCATCCCGTCCTACCTGCAGGCCCCCGTCGCCGTGCTGGAGCCCCCCCACTGCCCCACTCCCAACATGCGGCGTTATTGA
- the LOC131131830 gene encoding zinc finger protein 260-like: MCERRMAEDEEELSPRKEEKEEQRQVLDAVSKKHRAVLHGGDVSQEHLHPEQEEEEPRPPHIKDEKEEPRPLHIKEEEEEPRPPHIKEEEEDNSIGQEGEHLEGPEEFPVIGVPVKSEDDEDDEGESEEKREAEPPSSSSTQHMTTEADGDHCGGSPADKLLAPLSDSEHTTSHSPDTDDDDDDEDSTADMTCHPDNTRLKCQHCDKTFKHRSRLKTHMRKHTGEKPFLCSVCGKRFSRKEGLTQHTRLHTGEKPFSCSVCGEGFTQKQNVKTHMRRHTGEKPFSCSVCGRCFAQKGVLTKHLTIHAGEKSHSGSESGKCFVQDVMRRHMRRHPVEKPYSCSVCAISFACESSLKTHTRTHTGEKPYCCSVCGKRFAQKGSLNTHMTIHTGEKPYPCSACGQNFACAGALKKHTRTHTGEKPYCCSVCGKGFAQKSPLTIHLRTHTGEKPYSCSVCGTSFASVSILKIHTRTHTGEKPYCCSVCGKGFAQKGSLNKHTMIHSGKKPYSCSVCGQSFALKSILKLHMRRHTGEKPYCCSVCGKGFAQKGCLKTHMTTHTGEKPYSCSVCGQGFAHQVDLRAHTRRHTGEKPYSCSACGLNFAKKTYLTVHLRTHTGEKPYPCSVCGIGFAVKRFLTIHMRTHHGEKVFRCSVCDERFPSEYQLSNHTCAGENSSRK; this comes from the exons atgtgcgAAAGACGGATGGCAgaggacgaggaggaactttcacCAAGgaaagaggagaaggaggaacaACGTCAAGTCCTGGACGCAGTTTCTAAGAAGCATCGAGCTGTGTTACATGGAGGAG ACGTCAGCCAGGAACATCTTCACCctgagcaggaggaggaggagccacgCCCCCCTCACATTAAAGATGAAAAGGAAGAGCCACGCCCCCTTCACattaaagaagaagaggaggagccccggcccccccacattaaagaggaagaggaggacaacAGCATCGgccaggagggagagcatcttgAAGGACCGGAGGAGTTCCCAGTGATTGGCGTCcctgtgaagagtgaagatgatgaagatgatgaaggggaaagtgaggagaagagagaggcggagcctccaagcagcagctcaactcaacacatgacaacagaagccgatggagaccactgtggaggatcaccagcagacaagctcttagctccactatcagatagcgagcacacgacgtcacactctcctgacactgatgatgatgatgatgatgaagactctacagctgatatgacatgtcaccCTGACAACACACGCTTGAAATGCCAACACTGCGACAAGACCTTCAAACACCGCAGTCGTCTGAAAACACACATGAGAaaacacacaggagagaaaccattcTTGTGCTCAGTTTGCGGTAAAAGATTCTCACGGAAGGAAGGTTTGACACAACATACTCGAttgcacaccggagagaaacctttttcctgtTCCGTGTGTGGTGAGGGTTTTACACAAAAACAGaatgtaaaaacacacatgagaagacacactggagagaaaccattttcCTGTTCAGTGTGCGGTCGATGTTTTGCACAAAAAGGTGTGTTGACAAAGCACTTGACAATACACGCTGGGGAGAAATCACATTCCGGTTCAGAGAGCGGTAAATGTTTTGTGCAAGATGTTATGAGAAGACACATGAGAAGACACCCTGTAGAGAAACCATATTCCTGTTCAGTGTGCGCCATAAGTTTTGCATGTGAAAGTagtttgaaaacacacacaagaacacacactggagaaaaaccatacTGTTGTTCAGTGTGTGGAAAACGTTTTGCACAAAAAGGTAGTTTGAACACACACATGActatacacactggagagaaaccatatCCCTGTTCAGCGTGTGGTCAAAATTTTGCATGCGCAGGTGCTTTGAAAAAGCACACAAGAACACatactggagagaaaccatattGTTGTTCAGTGTGTGGAAAAGGTTTTGCTCAAAAGTCTCCTTTGACAATTCACCTGCGAACACatactggagagaaaccatattcctgttcagtgtgtggcACAAGTTTCGCTTCCGTCAGTATTTTGAAAATACACACgagaacacacactggagaaaaaccatatTGTTGTTCAGTGTGTGGTAAAGGTTTTGCACAAAAAGGTAGTTTGAACAAACACACGATGATCCACAGTGGAAAGAAACCATattcctgttcagtgtgtggtcAAAGTTTTGCCCTAAAAAGTATTTTGAAACTACACATGAGGAGACACACTGGTGAGAAACCATATTGTTGTTCAGTGTGTGGAAAAGGTTTTGCACAAAAAGGTTGtttgaaaacacacatgacgacacacaccggagaaaaaccatattCATGTTCTGTGTGCGGTCAAGGTTTTGCACACCAAGTTGATTTGAGAGCGCACACGAGaagacacactggagaaaaaccatatTCATGTTCAGCGTGTGGCCTGAATTTTGCCAAAAAGACATATTTGACAGTGCACTTgagaacacacactggagagaaaccatacccctgttcagtgtgtggcATAGGTTTTGCAGTAAAACGTTTTTTGACgatacacatgagaacgcaccaTGGAGAGAAAGTGTTTCGGTGCAGCGTGTGTGATGAACGATTCCCTTCCGAGTACCAGCTTAGCAACCACACGTGTGCTGGGGagaacagcagcaggaagtga
- the LOC131131847 gene encoding zinc finger and SCAN domain-containing protein 31-like translates to MCPNVQMLRALVNQRLALAVEEIFVVLERTIAEYEEELCRTKEENERQRQLLDAVSKRYQVVLHREDVNQEHLHPEQQEWSSRMGEEEPWPPHMKEEELRPPHIKEEEEDHSISQEGEHLEGPEEFPVIGVPVKSEDDEDDEGESEEKIEAEPPSSSSTQHMTTEADGDHCGGSPADKLLAPLSDSEHTTSHSPDTDDDDDEDSTADMTCHPDNTRLKCQHCDKTFKHRSRLETHTRKHTGEKPFLCPVCGKGFSWKESLTRHIRLHTGEKPFSCSVCGVSFPVRAHLTRHLRRHTGEKPYSCSVCGTGFAYKRDFKTHMAKHTGERPYPCSVCGLAFIHGKSLKRHMRIHTRETVFRCNVCDEQFSSRYQLNNHTCAGENSSRK, encoded by the exons atgtgtccaaatgtccaaatgctgagagcgttgGTGAACCAGCGACTAGCTTTGGCTgtggaagaaatatttgtagtgttggaaagaaccatagcagagtacgaggaggaactttgtcgaacaaaagaggagaacgagcgacaacgtcaactactggacgcTGTTTCCAAGAGGTACCAAGTTGTCTTACACAGAGAAG ATGTCAATCAAGAACATCTTCACCCTGAGCAGCAGGAGTGGAGCTCCAGGATGGGGGAGGAGGAGCCATGGCCCCCCCACATGAAAGAGGAAGAGCTCCggcccccccacattaaagaggaagaggaggaccacagcatcagccaggagggagagcatcttgAAGGACCGGAGGAGTTCCCAGTGATTGGCGTCcctgtgaagagtgaagatgatgaagacgatGAAGGTGAAAGTGAGGAGAAGATAGAGGCGGAGCCtccaagcagcagctcaactcaacacatgacaacagaagccgatggagaccactgtggaggatcaccagcagacaagctcttagctccactatcagatagtgagcacacgacgtcacactctcctgacactgatgatgatgatgatgaagactctacagctgatatgacatgtcaccCTGACAACACACGCTTGAAATGCCAACACTGCGACAAGACCTTCAAACACCGCAGTCGTCTGGAAACACACACGAGAaaacacacaggagagaaaccattcCTGTGCCCAGTTTGCGGTAAAGGATTCTCTTGGAAGGAAAGTTTGACACGCCATATTAGActgcacaccggagagaaacctttttcctgtTCCGTGTGTGGTGTAAGTTTTCCAGTCAGAGCTCATTTGACAAGACACCTGAGaagacacactggagaaaaaccatatTCCTGTTCTGTGTGTGGTACAGGTTTTGCGTATAAACGTGACTTTAAGACTCACATGGCAAAACACACTGGGGAAAGACCATATCCCTGTTCAGTGTGCGGTCTGGCATTTATCCATGGAAAGTCTTTGAAGAGACACATGAGAATCCACACGAGAGAGACAGTGTTTCGGTGCAACGTGTGTGATGAACAATTCTCTTCAAGGTACCAGCTTAACAACCACACGTGTGCTGGGGagaacagcagcaggaagtga
- the LOC131131846 gene encoding zinc finger protein 25-like, with product MCPNVQMLRALVNQRLALAVEEIFVVLERTIAEYEEELCRTKEENERQRQLLDAVSKRYHLAEQHLAPEQQEEPQPPHVKEEEEVQTPRIEEEQPHVKEEEEDHSISQEGEHLEGPEEFPVIGVPVKSEDGEDGEDGEDGEGEEKREAEPPSSSSTEADGDHCGGSPADKLLAPLSDSEHTTSHSPDTDDDDDEDSTADMTCHPDNTRLKCHHCDKTFKHRSSLCRHERNHTAKTHFKCSQCDKTFNYRCNMKNHMRLHTGEKPFKCSFCDKIFPIKAYLKSHIAVHTREKLFPCWVCGKMFLRKGGVKLHMRIHAGRRTEKEGQHGLDAFRQPGVVIHAADISGKPLPPRQQEWSSRLEQEEPEPPHVKKKAASRRPLGGELPEGLEDFPGMGFQTLSSAIR from the exons atgtgtccaaatgtccaaatgctgagagcgttgGTGAACCAGCGACTAGCTTTGGCTgtggaagaaatatttgtagtgttggaaagaaccatagcagagtacgaggaggaactttgtcgaacaaaagaggagaacgagcgacaacgtcaactactggacgcTGTTTCCAAGAGGTACCACCTAGCAG AGCAACATCTTGCCCCCGAGCagcaggaggagccacagcccccccacgttaaagaggaagaggaggtccaGACCCCCCGCATCGAAGAGGAGCAGCCCCacgtcaaagaggaggaggaggaccacagcatcagccaggagggagagcatcttgAAGGACCGGAGGAGTTCCCAGTGATTGGCGTCcctgtgaagagtgaagatggagaagatggtGAAGATGGTGAAGATGGTGAAggtgaggagaagagagaggcggagcctccaagcagcagctcaacagaagccgatggagaccactgtggaggatcaccagcagacaagctcttagctccactatcagatagcgagcacacgacgtcacactctcctgacactgatgatgatgatgatgaagactctacagctgatatgacatgtcaccCTGACAACACACGCCTGAAATGCCACCACTGCGACAAGACCTTCAAACACCGCAGTAGCCTGTGTcgacacgagagaaaccacacGGCCAAAACGCACTTTAAATGTTCTCAGTGCGACAAAACCTTTAATTATCGCTGCAACATGAAAAACCACATGAGACTACACACGGGGGAGAAACCATTCAAGTGCtcattttgtgataaaatatTCCCCATAAAGGCATATTTGAAGTCCCACATAGCAGTACACACCAGAGAGAAACTCTTTCCCTGCTGGGTGTGCGGTAAGATGTTTCTCCGGAAGGGAGGTGTGAAGCTCCACATGAGAATCCACGCAGGACGGAGAACCGAGAAGGAGGGACAACACGGCCTGGACGCTTTCAGGCAGCCTGGAGTTGTGATCCACGCAGCAG ACATCAGTGGCAAACCTCTTCCCCCGAGGCAGCAGGAGTGGAGCTCCAGGCTGGAGCAGGAGGAACCCGAGCCTCCACACGTTAAAAAGAAAGCAGCATCACGGCGTCCATTGGGGGGAGAGCTTCCTGAAGGACTGGAGGACTTCCCAGGGATGGGCTTCCAGACTcttagctccgctatcagaTAG